From the Salinimicrobium tongyeongense genome, one window contains:
- the queG gene encoding tRNA epoxyqueuosine(34) reductase QueG — protein sequence MNNSARSKNSALIKAEAKRLGFLSCGISKAEFLEEEAPRLEEYLSKERHGKMSFLENYFDKRLDPTKLVEGSKSVISLLLNYYPEEKQREDSYKISKYAYGTDYHYVIKDKLKSLLQFMQQEIGEVGGRAFVDSAPVMDKAWAAKAGLGWVGKHTLLLSKQKGSFFFVAELIVDLELEYDAPVTDHCGSCTACIDACPTNAIVEPYKVDGSKCISYFTIELKDQLPQEMKGKFDDWAFGCDTCQDVCPWNRFSKPHNEPLFNPHPELLSMSKKDWEEITEETFREVFRKSAVKRTKYSGFTRNIKFLKKDS from the coding sequence GTGAATAATTCAGCAAGATCAAAGAACAGCGCTTTAATTAAAGCCGAAGCTAAGCGCCTTGGCTTCTTGTCTTGCGGCATTTCCAAAGCTGAATTTCTCGAGGAAGAAGCGCCGCGCCTGGAAGAATATCTTTCCAAAGAAAGACACGGAAAAATGTCATTTTTGGAGAATTATTTTGACAAGCGACTCGACCCCACCAAACTTGTTGAGGGCTCAAAAAGCGTGATTTCCCTGCTGCTCAATTATTACCCCGAGGAGAAACAGCGCGAAGATTCCTACAAAATCAGCAAATACGCCTACGGCACCGATTATCATTATGTCATAAAAGATAAACTGAAAAGTTTACTGCAGTTCATGCAGCAGGAAATAGGCGAGGTTGGAGGCAGGGCTTTTGTAGATTCTGCGCCGGTGATGGACAAAGCCTGGGCCGCCAAAGCCGGTTTGGGCTGGGTGGGCAAGCACACGCTGCTGCTTTCCAAACAAAAAGGTTCGTTCTTTTTTGTAGCCGAACTCATTGTGGACTTGGAACTGGAATACGACGCGCCCGTAACCGATCACTGCGGAAGCTGCACCGCCTGTATCGACGCCTGCCCCACAAATGCCATTGTAGAACCCTACAAAGTTGACGGCAGCAAATGTATTTCCTATTTCACAATTGAACTGAAGGATCAGCTTCCGCAGGAAATGAAGGGGAAGTTTGATGACTGGGCTTTTGGCTGCGATACTTGCCAGGATGTGTGCCCGTGGAACCGGTTTTCAAAACCCCATAACGAGCCGCTGTTCAATCCGCATCCCGAATTGTTGAGCATGAGCAAAAAAGACTGGGAAGAGATCACAGAAGAGACTTTTCGGGAGGTTTTCAGGAAGTCGGCGGTAAAACGCACCAAGTACAGCGGATTTACCCGAAACATTAAATTCCTCAAAAAAGATTCCTGA
- a CDS encoding cytochrome P450 encodes MKKTHGIPKVSRKHFYKSALGILKNPLPFHHQNFEKHGDTFLLNVGMGREIIFSRDSGFAEYVLQKNQKNYTKSEIQTVDMAKYLGQGLLTAEGELWKKQRKLIQPAFHKKQLAGLLDKVQSAIVEELKKINTTAPMDVFPVYNDLAFQTVVKSLFSSAVGQREIDRLQFITEAAQKMLVKELRQPYLGWYFKWFGKIKEHLDLTAEARQILTRIIEDRKQSGKREDDLLDMLLDARYEDGNTMTHEQLIDEILILFTAGHETTSNALTFITQLLGRNPQVQEKILAEVQLAKDNPEDLMGFLRHCRYTQAVVEEGMRLYPPVYFIDRVNLEDDEFEGKFYPKGSSLLFSIYEIHRHPKHWKDPEQFLPERFLEGKYASFFPFGAGPRKCIGNNFAMYEMVMTVAELVSRYKIEAGPGEIQIQPLITLKPKNAVLQFKLRK; translated from the coding sequence ATGAAAAAGACCCACGGCATACCCAAAGTTTCCCGAAAGCATTTTTACAAAAGTGCCCTTGGCATTTTAAAAAATCCGCTGCCGTTTCACCATCAGAATTTTGAAAAGCACGGGGACACTTTTTTGCTGAACGTGGGGATGGGAAGGGAGATCATCTTTTCCCGTGATTCTGGTTTTGCCGAATATGTGCTTCAGAAGAATCAGAAGAACTACACGAAATCGGAAATTCAGACTGTAGATATGGCCAAATATCTGGGTCAGGGCCTGCTCACTGCCGAAGGAGAGCTTTGGAAAAAACAGCGTAAGCTCATCCAGCCTGCTTTTCACAAAAAGCAATTGGCGGGGCTGTTAGATAAAGTGCAATCGGCAATCGTGGAAGAGTTGAAGAAGATCAATACCACGGCACCCATGGATGTTTTTCCGGTGTACAATGACCTTGCTTTTCAAACTGTGGTAAAATCCCTTTTCAGCAGTGCCGTGGGCCAGCGGGAGATCGACAGGCTTCAGTTTATTACCGAAGCTGCTCAAAAAATGCTCGTGAAGGAGCTGCGGCAGCCGTACCTGGGCTGGTACTTTAAGTGGTTTGGAAAAATTAAGGAACACCTCGACCTAACCGCCGAGGCCAGGCAGATCCTCACCCGCATTATTGAAGATCGCAAACAAAGCGGCAAGCGTGAAGACGACCTGCTCGATATGCTGCTCGACGCCCGTTATGAAGATGGCAATACCATGACGCATGAGCAGCTTATCGACGAGATCCTCATCCTGTTTACGGCCGGCCACGAAACTACTTCAAATGCACTGACTTTTATTACCCAGCTGCTGGGAAGAAATCCCCAAGTGCAGGAGAAAATACTCGCAGAAGTGCAACTTGCCAAAGATAATCCCGAAGATCTTATGGGATTCCTAAGGCATTGCCGCTATACGCAGGCGGTGGTGGAAGAGGGCATGAGGCTGTATCCGCCGGTATATTTTATTGACAGGGTGAACCTCGAAGATGACGAATTCGAAGGGAAATTCTATCCCAAAGGTTCCAGCCTGTTGTTTTCTATTTATGAGATCCACAGGCACCCAAAGCATTGGAAGGATCCTGAGCAGTTTTTACCTGAAAGATTTCTTGAAGGGAAATACGCCAGTTTTTTTCCTTTTGGTGCAGGCCCGCGCAAATGCATCGGGAATAATTTTGCCATGTATGAAATGGTCATGACGGTAGCCGAACTGGTTTCCAGGTACAAAATTGAGGCCGGCCCGGGAGAAATCCAAATTCAGCCGCTCATCACCCTTAAACCAAAAAACGCCGTACTTCAGTTTAAGCTTCGGAAATAA
- a CDS encoding transposase: protein MKQDVLEPGGTYHIFNRGNNKEDIFRELENYQYFLYLLKKYLVPVCDIYAYCLLKNHFHLLLRLKDPQDLSPKLCEKPHLAFSHLFNAYTKAFNKRYGRSGSLFQEHIKRKRVEDEKYLIQLIAYIHLNPVKHGFTEDYKTYKFSSYQAYKSSKPSLLKREYILSLIDPEVFEHWHDERKLQTDYLSNFLQGQT from the coding sequence ATGAAACAGGATGTACTGGAGCCGGGTGGAACCTACCATATTTTCAATCGGGGGAATAATAAGGAAGATATTTTTAGAGAATTGGAGAATTATCAATATTTTCTTTATCTCCTTAAAAAATATTTAGTGCCTGTTTGTGACATTTATGCCTACTGCCTTCTAAAAAACCATTTCCATTTATTATTGAGGCTTAAAGATCCTCAGGATTTATCTCCTAAATTATGTGAAAAGCCACACCTGGCTTTTTCACATCTATTCAACGCCTACACTAAAGCCTTTAATAAAAGATATGGCAGGTCTGGAAGTCTTTTTCAGGAACATATTAAAAGAAAAAGAGTGGAGGATGAGAAATACTTAATTCAATTAATTGCTTATATTCATCTTAATCCGGTAAAGCACGGTTTTACTGAAGATTATAAAACCTATAAATTTTCGTCATATCAGGCTTATAAATCGTCTAAACCTTCTCTTCTGAAAAGAGAATATATACTATCTCTTATCGATCCTGAAGTGTTCGAACATTGGCATGATGAAAGAAAATTACAAACCGATTATCTGAGTAACTTTCTACAGGGCCAGACCTAA
- the ruvB gene encoding Holliday junction branch migration DNA helicase RuvB, with the protein MNENLDPTGENFSPEEMDIERALRPLQFDDFAGQDQVLDNLKVFVSAANQRGEALDHTLFHGPPGLGKTTLAHILANELGVGIKVTSGPVLDKPGDLAGLLTNLEERDVLFIDEIHRLSAVVEEYLYSAMEDYRIDIMIETGPNARSVQINLNPFTLIGATTRSGLLTAPMRARFGISSRLEYYTTELLSDIVQRSAHILKVPISMEAAIEIAGRSRGTPRIANALLRRVRDFAQIKGNGKIDIEIAKYSLKALNVDAHGLDEMDNKILTTIIDKFKGGPVGITTLATAVSESAETIEEVYEPFLIQQGFIQRTPRGREVTEAAYKHLGRVRGGIQGGLF; encoded by the coding sequence ATGAACGAAAACCTTGATCCAACCGGAGAGAATTTTTCTCCTGAAGAAATGGACATTGAAAGAGCTTTAAGGCCGCTGCAATTTGACGATTTTGCCGGCCAGGATCAGGTGCTCGATAATCTGAAAGTTTTTGTAAGTGCAGCCAATCAGCGGGGAGAGGCGCTAGATCATACGCTGTTTCACGGGCCTCCGGGACTTGGTAAAACCACTTTAGCTCATATTCTGGCCAATGAACTTGGAGTCGGGATTAAAGTCACCTCAGGTCCTGTTTTGGATAAACCCGGCGATCTTGCCGGTTTACTAACCAACCTTGAAGAAAGGGATGTACTTTTCATAGATGAGATCCACCGCCTTAGTGCTGTTGTGGAAGAATATTTGTATTCAGCCATGGAAGATTACAGGATCGATATCATGATCGAAACCGGCCCCAATGCCCGTTCAGTCCAGATCAATCTTAATCCTTTTACCCTTATTGGTGCAACCACCCGTAGCGGATTACTAACCGCACCTATGCGCGCCCGCTTCGGAATTTCCAGCCGACTCGAATATTACACTACCGAATTATTATCTGATATCGTACAACGCAGCGCCCATATCCTCAAAGTGCCAATTTCTATGGAAGCTGCTATCGAGATTGCAGGCCGCAGCCGTGGTACCCCTCGTATCGCAAATGCCCTTTTAAGAAGGGTAAGGGATTTTGCCCAGATCAAAGGCAACGGGAAAATAGATATTGAAATTGCCAAGTACAGCCTTAAAGCGTTAAATGTTGATGCCCACGGCCTCGATGAAATGGATAACAAGATCCTCACCACTATAATTGACAAATTCAAAGGTGGTCCTGTTGGAATTACCACATTGGCAACCGCCGTTAGTGAAAGCGCAGAGACTATAGAAGAAGTATACGAACCTTTCCTAATTCAGCAGGGCTTCATTCAGCGCACCCCCCGGGGAAGAGAAGTCACCGAGGCGGCCTATAAACACCTCGGAAGAGTAAGAGGCGGTATCCAGGGAGGACTGTTTTAA
- a CDS encoding cytochrome c oxidase subunit I, producing MSAVGHVPVNEHAHDDHHHEGNFFTKYIFSMDHKVIAKQYLFTALFMGIIGIAMSIFFRMQLAWPSESFKIFEIFLGKWAPGGVMSQEIYLALVTIHGTIMVFFVLTQGLSGTFSNLLIPLQIGARDMASGFMNMLSYWLFFLSCVIMLSSLFIESGPASAGWTIYPPLSALPQAIGGSGLGMTLWLVSMAIFIASSLLGSLNYIVTVINLRTKGMSMTRLPLTIWALFVTAIIGVVSFPVLLSAALMLIMDRSFGTSFFLSDIYIGGEVLHYQGGSPILFEHLFWFLGHPEVYIVILPAMGIASEILATNSRKPIFGYRAMIASILGIAFLSTIVWGHHMFVSGMNPFLGSVFTFTTLLIAIPSAVKAFNWITTIWKGNLQMNPSMLFSIGFVSTFITGGLTGIVLGDSTLDINVHDTYFVVAHFHLVMGISALYGMFAGIYHWFPKMFGRMMNKNLGYIHFWITIIGAYGVFFPMHFVGMAGLPRRYYDNTAFPYFDDLLEINVLITVFAIITALVQLVFLYNFIHSIFAGKKATANPWNSNSLEWTTPVEPIHGNWPGEIPHVYRWAYDYSKTNENGDYVIAGQDFAPQNVPLQKGEEELNH from the coding sequence ATGTCAGCAGTAGGACACGTACCGGTTAATGAACACGCTCATGATGATCATCACCATGAGGGTAATTTCTTTACGAAATATATATTCAGCATGGATCATAAGGTTATTGCAAAGCAATACCTTTTCACGGCTCTTTTTATGGGGATTATTGGAATTGCAATGTCCATTTTCTTCCGTATGCAGCTTGCCTGGCCGTCTGAATCATTTAAAATATTTGAGATCTTTTTAGGAAAATGGGCCCCGGGAGGTGTTATGAGCCAGGAGATCTACCTTGCTCTTGTGACTATTCACGGTACCATCATGGTATTCTTTGTACTTACACAGGGGCTTAGTGGAACCTTTAGTAACCTTTTGATTCCGCTTCAAATTGGTGCCCGCGATATGGCTTCAGGATTTATGAATATGCTCTCTTACTGGCTGTTCTTCCTTTCCTGTGTCATCATGCTAAGCTCATTGTTTATTGAGTCGGGTCCTGCTTCCGCAGGATGGACTATCTATCCGCCGCTTAGTGCACTGCCACAGGCTATTGGTGGTTCGGGGCTGGGAATGACACTTTGGCTGGTGTCTATGGCCATCTTCATTGCTTCGTCTCTACTTGGTTCGCTAAACTATATTGTTACGGTCATTAACCTTAGAACTAAGGGCATGTCTATGACCCGTTTACCATTGACTATCTGGGCACTTTTTGTTACTGCAATCATTGGGGTGGTTTCTTTCCCGGTACTCTTATCGGCAGCTTTGATGCTTATCATGGATAGAAGCTTCGGAACTTCGTTCTTCTTAAGTGATATCTATATTGGAGGTGAAGTATTGCACTACCAGGGTGGGTCGCCTATCCTGTTTGAACACCTTTTTTGGTTCCTTGGTCACCCCGAAGTTTACATTGTTATTCTTCCTGCCATGGGTATCGCTTCAGAGATCCTTGCAACCAACTCCAGAAAACCCATTTTTGGATACCGTGCGATGATCGCTTCCATTCTGGGAATTGCCTTTCTTTCAACCATCGTTTGGGGGCACCACATGTTCGTATCGGGTATGAACCCGTTCCTTGGTTCGGTGTTTACCTTTACCACGCTATTGATCGCGATTCCTTCCGCAGTAAAAGCCTTTAACTGGATTACAACGATCTGGAAAGGAAACCTGCAAATGAACCCGTCAATGCTGTTCTCCATTGGTTTCGTTTCTACCTTCATCACAGGAGGTCTAACCGGGATCGTGCTTGGGGACAGTACCCTTGATATCAACGTTCACGATACATACTTCGTTGTGGCTCACTTCCACCTGGTGATGGGTATTTCGGCGCTCTACGGAATGTTTGCCGGTATCTACCACTGGTTCCCAAAAATGTTTGGGCGCATGATGAACAAGAACCTTGGCTACATCCACTTCTGGATCACCATTATAGGGGCCTACGGGGTTTTCTTCCCAATGCACTTTGTGGGAATGGCAGGTCTTCCGCGTAGATACTACGATAACACCGCTTTCCCATACTTTGATGACCTTTTGGAGATCAACGTGTTGATTACCGTATTCGCCATCATTACTGCTTTGGTACAGCTGGTGTTCCTTTACAATTTTATCCATTCTATTTTTGCGGGTAAGAAAGCTACTGCCAACCCCTGGAACTCCAACTCACTTGAGTGGACTACTCCTGTGGAGCCTATCCACGGAAACTGGCCTGGAGAGATCCCACACGTTTACCGTTGGGCTTACGACTACAGTAAAACAAATGAAAATGGCGACTACGTAATTGCAGGGCAGGATTTTGCGCCCCAAAACGTACCGCTTCAAAAAGGGGAAGAAGAGCTTAACCACTAA
- a CDS encoding cytochrome c oxidase subunit II, giving the protein MTVFLIIIVVALFAITIWQLSRIFQLSRNTSSTDASEVASDKDNRTQGNLMLAFGIAFYLFMLYNFWNFSDRALPAASSEHGADYDNLLLITMAVIMFVQVITQGLLHYFAFKYKGKKGQKALFFADNDKLEFVWTIIPVIVLAGLIIYGLFTWSDIMDVDEEDDPIVIELYAKQFSWQARYAGQDNVLGKANVRFIEGANTMGVDESDPYAMDDVITAEIHLPVNRPVLFKMRSQDVLHSAYFPHFRAQMNVVPGMITQFSFTPTVTTDEINETEYMRDKVAYINEIRREKSAELAALGEEPLGDYEQFEYYLLCNKICGVAHYNMQMKVVVETEEEFNTWMAEQKEYSETMQAATAGTQVEQSSGNELAQVEN; this is encoded by the coding sequence ATGACAGTATTTTTAATCATAATAGTAGTAGCATTATTTGCGATAACTATCTGGCAGCTTTCCAGGATCTTTCAATTATCGAGGAACACCAGTTCCACCGATGCTTCTGAGGTCGCAAGTGATAAGGATAACAGAACTCAGGGGAACCTAATGCTTGCCTTTGGTATCGCATTCTATCTTTTCATGCTTTACAACTTCTGGAACTTTAGCGACAGGGCTTTACCTGCAGCTTCTTCAGAACATGGAGCCGATTATGACAACCTCTTGTTGATTACCATGGCTGTGATCATGTTTGTGCAGGTGATCACCCAGGGCCTTCTTCACTACTTTGCCTTTAAATACAAAGGTAAAAAAGGGCAGAAAGCACTTTTCTTTGCCGATAACGATAAGCTGGAATTTGTTTGGACCATCATTCCGGTAATTGTACTGGCCGGGTTGATCATCTACGGATTGTTTACCTGGAGTGATATTATGGATGTTGATGAAGAAGATGACCCTATTGTCATTGAACTTTATGCCAAACAATTTAGCTGGCAGGCACGTTATGCCGGGCAGGATAATGTTCTTGGAAAAGCAAACGTTCGTTTTATTGAAGGAGCTAACACTATGGGGGTTGATGAAAGCGATCCTTATGCAATGGATGATGTGATCACGGCAGAGATCCACCTTCCGGTGAACAGGCCTGTATTGTTCAAAATGAGATCGCAGGATGTGCTGCACTCTGCATACTTCCCACACTTTAGAGCTCAAATGAACGTGGTTCCTGGAATGATCACTCAGTTCTCATTCACGCCAACTGTAACTACCGATGAGATCAATGAGACCGAATATATGAGAGACAAGGTCGCATATATTAATGAAATAAGAAGAGAGAAGAGCGCCGAGCTTGCTGCATTGGGGGAAGAACCTTTGGGAGACTATGAGCAATTTGAATATTACCTGTTGTGTAATAAAATTTGTGGTGTGGCACACTACAACATGCAAATGAAAGTAGTTGTAGAGACCGAAGAAGAATTCAATACCTGGATGGCAGAACAAAAGGAGTATTCTGAAACCATGCAAGCAGCAACTGCAGGCACGCAGGTAGAACAAAGTAGCGGGAACGAACTTGCACAGGTAGAAAATTAA
- a CDS encoding quinol:cytochrome C oxidoreductase, with the protein MYTLSSKLKLFSIVLMVVGLLGLVYGFIAVPSTIEDVRELVAHDDHGEMVEMPLTGQTEDELEDDARGFDYVPSEHKVETDRTDEEVHKMAEDAELVHLEHILHQLQNKPWAALYVAAFFFFMISLGVLAFYAIQFAAQAGWSPVLFRVMEGITAYLLPGGVIMFVLLVLSGLHLNHLFVWMDPEVVAHDEIIQNKQGYLNVPFFLIRAAIYIGGWAFFRYLLTRNSRRQDDAKDITWYKKNFKLSAGFLVFFIVTESMMSWDWIMSLDPHWFSTLFGWYVFSSMFVSGITVIALVTIYLKSRSYLPFVNDSHIHDLAKFMFGISIFWTYLWFSQFLLIWYSNIPEEVTYFVARIEDYGLVFFGMVAVNFLFPVLLLMNSDFKRVNWFVVMTGIVILLGHYLDIFVMVMPATVGESWFIGIPELSALAFFGGLFIFVVFSALTKAPLLAKGNPFIKESEHYHY; encoded by the coding sequence ATGTACACGCTATCCAGTAAATTAAAATTATTTTCCATTGTCCTCATGGTTGTTGGTCTCCTGGGCCTTGTCTACGGATTTATTGCCGTTCCTTCTACTATTGAAGATGTGAGGGAGCTTGTGGCACATGATGATCATGGAGAAATGGTTGAAATGCCTTTAACCGGGCAAACTGAAGATGAATTGGAAGATGATGCCAGGGGTTTTGATTATGTGCCTTCTGAACATAAAGTAGAAACCGATCGTACAGATGAAGAAGTGCACAAAATGGCCGAAGATGCTGAATTGGTTCACCTGGAGCACATTTTACATCAGCTTCAGAATAAGCCATGGGCGGCATTATATGTTGCTGCTTTCTTCTTTTTTATGATTTCACTTGGAGTGCTGGCTTTTTACGCCATACAGTTTGCAGCGCAGGCCGGATGGTCGCCTGTACTCTTTAGAGTGATGGAAGGGATCACTGCGTACCTTCTTCCGGGTGGTGTGATTATGTTTGTTTTACTGGTGCTTTCCGGTCTCCATCTCAACCATTTATTTGTGTGGATGGATCCTGAAGTTGTAGCGCACGATGAGATTATTCAGAATAAACAGGGTTACCTTAACGTTCCCTTTTTCCTGATTAGGGCAGCTATTTACATTGGTGGCTGGGCCTTCTTCAGATATCTTCTTACCAGAAATTCAAGAAGACAGGACGATGCTAAAGATATTACCTGGTACAAGAAGAACTTTAAATTATCTGCAGGTTTCCTTGTATTTTTTATAGTTACTGAATCTATGATGTCATGGGACTGGATTATGAGCCTTGATCCGCACTGGTTTAGTACCCTTTTTGGATGGTATGTATTCTCCAGTATGTTTGTGTCAGGAATTACCGTTATTGCATTGGTGACTATATACCTGAAATCCCGCAGCTATCTTCCTTTTGTTAATGACAGCCACATACACGATCTTGCGAAGTTCATGTTTGGTATCAGTATCTTCTGGACTTACCTGTGGTTCTCACAATTCCTTCTTATCTGGTACTCTAACATTCCTGAAGAGGTTACCTATTTTGTGGCGCGTATAGAAGATTACGGACTGGTATTCTTTGGTATGGTGGCCGTGAACTTCCTATTCCCTGTACTCTTGCTTATGAACAGCGATTTTAAAAGGGTGAACTGGTTTGTGGTAATGACCGGAATAGTTATCTTACTGGGTCATTATCTGGATATTTTTGTGATGGTAATGCCTGCAACCGTGGGAGAATCATGGTTCATTGGTATTCCTGAACTTAGTGCGCTCGCATTTTTTGGAGGATTATTTATTTTTGTGGTATTTAGCGCCCTAACAAAAGCACCATTACTGGCTAAAGGCAATCCTTTCATCAAGGAGAGTGAGCATTATCATTATTAA